TGGCCGGAGGGCAGCGCGGCGGCGATGATGGCGGCCGTCTACAGCTGCCTCTTCGCGACCCAGGATGATCCGGTGCCGGCCATCCTGTCCGCGCTGGCCTTCACCGGGGTGTCCTTCGTCGTGGGCGGGGTGTACCTGTTCGGCATCCTGCCCGGCATCGACGGTTTTCCCCTGCTGGTCGTCGCGCTGGCCCCCATGCTCCTGGGCGTGGGGCTGTTGCTGGCGGATCCGCGGTGGGCGGGGCGCGCGAGCATCGCGGTGCTGGGCCTCCTGGGGACGCTGTCGCTCCAGGAGCGCTACACCGCGGACCTGGCGGAGTTCGTCAACAGCTCGCTGGCGCAGGCCGCGGGCTTCATCGCCGCCGCGCTGTCCACCCGCTTCCTGCGCTCCGTGGGCACGGACTGGAGCGCGCACCGGCTCTTGCGCACCGGGTGGCGGGAGCTGGCGGGCCTGGCCTCCGCCGAGGGCGTGCCGGACCGCCTGGGCTGGACGAGCCGCATGTTGGATCGGCTGGGCATGCTCACCCCGAGGCTGGCGCTGGCCACGTCCCGCGACGAGGCGCTGGAGGCCGCGGATGCGCTGGCGGACCTGCGGCTGGGCTTGAACGTCGTGGACCTTCAGCGGATCCGCCCGCACGTGGGGACCGCCGCGAGCCTGTCCGCGCGGCTGTTGCTCCAGCGCATCTCCGGGCACTTCCGGGCGCGCTCGCAGGGGCGGGTGACGGCGCCACCGGTGGAGCTGCTCGGGGCGCTGGACGCGACGTTGGGCCGCGTCGCGGACGCCCCGCCTTCCGCGGAGAAGCGTGACGGGGTGCTCGCGCTCGTGGGGTTGCGGCGCGCGCTGTTTCCGGACGCGGCGCCGTACCGGGCTGTGCCCCTGGATGCGGCGTGATGAGGGGTGAGCTGGACTTCCAGGGGGTCTTCGTCCCCGCGCTCCTCGTCTGGGCGCTGGTCGCGGTGGCGCTCGGCGTGCCCCTGCGGTGGGGGCTGGCCGCGCTCCATGTCTACCGGTGGGTGTGGCACCCGGCGCTCTTCGACCTGGCGCTGTTCGTCCTCCTCTGGTTCGCGGTGACCTTCATTGCCTCTCGGGGCCCCTGAGCCGCCATGAAACCCTCGCGCCCGCAGCTCATCCGGATCGGCGTGACGGTGGCCGTCGTCGTGCTGGCCCTGCTCGCGGGCTGGTGGATGTGGCGGCACTACGAAGTCGAGCCGTGGACGCGAGACGGCCGCGTGCGGGCGGACGTGGTGCAGCTGGCGCCGGATGTGTCGGGCGTCGTCACGTCGGTGGAGGTGCGGGACAACCAGCGGGTGACCCGGGGGCAGGTGCTCTTCGTCATCGACCGCGCCCGGTTCGAGCTCGCGCTGCGGCAGGCGGAGGCGATGGTGGCGAGCCAGCAGGCGGAGCGGGCGCAGGCGCAGCGTGAGGCCGAGCGCAACCGGAGCCTGGGCAAGCTGGTGTCCCAGGAGGCCCGCGAGCAGGGTCTGTCCCGCGCGGAGCAGGCAGAAGGGGCGCTCCAGCAGGCGCTGGCCAACCGGGACATCGCCGCGCTGAACCTGGAGCGCTCCACGGTGCGCGCGTCGGTGAACGGCATCATCACCAACCTGGAGTTGGAGGCGGGCGACTACGCCACCGCCGGGCGGCAGATGGTGGCGCTGGTGGACAGCGACTCCTTCCGCGTGGAGGGCTACTTCGAGGAGACGAAGCTGCCGCGCATCCGCATTGGCGCGCCGGTCACCATCCGGCTCATGGGCGAGCCGGCCCTGTTGCGCGGACACGTGGAAGGGATCGCCGCGGGCATCGAGGACCGGGAGCGCGCCGCGGGCCCCAGCCTCCTGCCCAACGTGAACCCCACCTTCAGCTGGGTGCGTCTGGCCCAGCGGGTGCCCGTGCGCATCGCGCTGGACGTGGTGCCCGAGGGAGTCCGGCTCGTGTCCGGACGCACCGCGACGGTGACGGTGCATGAGGAGGGGGACGGAGCTTCGGCCGCGCGCACCGGGGACGTCCGTCCATGAGTACGCGGAGGCCGCGCGGGTGGGTGGGCCTGGCGCTGCTGGTGTCCGCCTGCACGACCGTGGGGCCTGACTACCGGGGACCGCCGCCGTCCGCGGTCGTCCATATGCCCGAGGCCACCGGGGCGTTCCTGGGCGCGGTGGAGCCGCATTACTCGGCGGAGCCCGTCCCGGGTGAGTGGTGGCGGCTGTACGAGGACCCGCTGCTGGAGGGGTTGGTGCAGCAGGCGCTGAAGTCGAACGTGGACCTGCGGGTGGCGGCCGCGAACCTCGCGCGGTCGCGGGCGCTGCTGGCGGAGGTCGGGGCCGCGAAGTTGCCCTCCACGGGGGTGGACGCGTCGGTGGGAGTGGGCAGGGTGGCGCCCCTCCCGTCGTCGGTGACCTACGGCCTGGGCTTCGACATCTCGTATCAGGTGGACCTGTTCGGGCGGATCCGCCGGGGCATCGAGGCGGCGCGCGCGGACACGGAGGCGGTCCAGGCCGCGCTGGACCTGACGCACATCACGGTGGCCGCGGAGACGACCCGGGCGTACGCGAGCGTCTGCTCGGTGGGCAACGAGGTGTCGGTGGCGCGTCGCGTGCTGGCGCTGCAGGAGGAGAGCCTTTCGCGGACGCGGCGGCTGGTGGAGGCGGGGCGGGGGACGGCGTTGGACTTGAGCCGGGCGCGAGCGCAGGTGGAGGCGCTTCGCGCGAACGTGCCTCCGCTGGTGGCGCAGCGGCGCATCGCGCTGCTGCGGCTGGCGGTGCTCAGCGGCAGGCCGCCCGCGGCGTTTCCTCCGGACGTGGAGGCGTGTGAGACGCCGCCACGGCTGAGCTCGCCCATCCCGGTGGAGGATGGCGCCGCGCTGCTGCGCAGGCGTCCGGATGTCCGGCAGGCGGAGCGGACGTTGGCGGCGGCAACCGCGCGCATTGGCGTGGCGACGGCGGACCTCTATCCCACGGTGAGCTTCGGATTGTCCGCGGCGTCCGGAGGCCTGCTGGAGTCCTTCGGGCAGGAGAGCACGCTGGGCTGGAGCCTGGGGCCGCTGCTGTCCTGGACGTTTCCGAACACCCGCGTCGCCAGGTCGCGCATCGCCCAGGCGGATGCGGCCGCGCAAGGGGCGCTCGCGCAGTTCGACCGCGTGGTGCTCAACGCGCTGCTGGAGACGGAGAGCAACCTGACGCAGTACACGCAGGACCTGGAGCGCGTCACCGCGCTCACGGCCGCCCGGGACTTCAGCGCCCAGGCCGCGCGCGAAGCGGACGCGCTCTACCGCGGAGGACGGGAGGACTTCCTGACGGTGCTCGACGCGGAGCGCACCCGGGCCAACGCCGAGGCGTCGCTGGCTTCCGCGCAGACCCGGCTGGTGTCCGATCAGATCGCCCTGTTCCTGTCGCTGGGTGGGGGATGGGAGGAAGCGCCGCCCGCGGGTGGACCGTAGGATGCGCGCGGATGCGCTTCTTCCCGGGCTGGGAATCGCCTGTGCGCACTGACGCGGAGGCCCAGCCCGGTGTAAATGGGGCGGATGAATGACGTGAACCTGGTGGAGATTGCCCGGCGGTTCGAACGCAAGCTGGCCACCTCCGCGGTGGCGATTGCGACGGCCTCCGCGCCGCTCGCGGACGGCTGGATGACGTTCGGCGGCGTGGGGTCCTACATCAACAAGTCGTCCGGCTACGGCTTCGATCGTGACGTCACGGACGCGGAGCTGGATGCGCTGGTGGACTTCTTCGCGTCGCGTGGCGTGGAGCCCAAGGCGGAGCTGAGCCCCTTCGCGCCCCAGTCCCTGCTGAAGGGGCTGGC
This DNA window, taken from Corallococcus coralloides DSM 2259, encodes the following:
- a CDS encoding DUF1656 domain-containing protein, producing MRGELDFQGVFVPALLVWALVAVALGVPLRWGLAALHVYRWVWHPALFDLALFVLLWFAVTFIASRGP
- a CDS encoding HlyD family secretion protein, which codes for MKPSRPQLIRIGVTVAVVVLALLAGWWMWRHYEVEPWTRDGRVRADVVQLAPDVSGVVTSVEVRDNQRVTRGQVLFVIDRARFELALRQAEAMVASQQAERAQAQREAERNRSLGKLVSQEAREQGLSRAEQAEGALQQALANRDIAALNLERSTVRASVNGIITNLELEAGDYATAGRQMVALVDSDSFRVEGYFEETKLPRIRIGAPVTIRLMGEPALLRGHVEGIAAGIEDRERAAGPSLLPNVNPTFSWVRLAQRVPVRIALDVVPEGVRLVSGRTATVTVHEEGDGASAARTGDVRP
- a CDS encoding TolC family protein, with protein sequence MSTRRPRGWVGLALLVSACTTVGPDYRGPPPSAVVHMPEATGAFLGAVEPHYSAEPVPGEWWRLYEDPLLEGLVQQALKSNVDLRVAAANLARSRALLAEVGAAKLPSTGVDASVGVGRVAPLPSSVTYGLGFDISYQVDLFGRIRRGIEAARADTEAVQAALDLTHITVAAETTRAYASVCSVGNEVSVARRVLALQEESLSRTRRLVEAGRGTALDLSRARAQVEALRANVPPLVAQRRIALLRLAVLSGRPPAAFPPDVEACETPPRLSSPIPVEDGAALLRRRPDVRQAERTLAAATARIGVATADLYPTVSFGLSAASGGLLESFGQESTLGWSLGPLLSWTFPNTRVARSRIAQADAAAQGALAQFDRVVLNALLETESNLTQYTQDLERVTALTAARDFSAQAAREADALYRGGREDFLTVLDAERTRANAEASLASAQTRLVSDQIALFLSLGGGWEEAPPAGGP